The following are encoded in a window of Arvicanthis niloticus isolate mArvNil1 chromosome 1, mArvNil1.pat.X, whole genome shotgun sequence genomic DNA:
- the Ms4a10 gene encoding membrane-spanning 4-domains subfamily A member 10 isoform X2 has translation MQSLEFALLISVSVWSIISSVCSLYSLLESQDSLPESMDKQAPTVIPSSVTGKVSRWQNLGPAQPAQKVAQPQHLVPDRRLEKALEGSGLLQKLGLSHNHCFGTPGLWFLPGLQSQESTLGGGEVLVSTLGNSLWILTITAVTFPKTYLKSLCVTANIMSLFCALAGFFVIAKDLFLESPFPWPIWRPYPTSTTYIQRLELTLFCLNFLEIFLSGPTAITACRMKRLRAEDKDDTPLVPDTPVEPKGLQLEPPPSYEDVTQDEHCISAVPSSSPPPIGWIMVMTQM, from the exons atgcagagtttggagtttgccctgctCATTTCAGTCTCAGTTTGGTCCATTATTTCCTCAGTATGCTCCCTTTACTCCCTTTTGGAAAG CCAGGATTCCCTGCCAGAGTCAATGGATAAACAAGCTCCCACAGTGATTCCCAGCAGTGTTACTGGAAAAGTCTCTCGATGGCAGAACCTAGGACCTGCCCAGCCTGCACAGAAAGTGGCCCAGCCCCAGCATCTGGTTCCAGATAGGCGGCTTGAAAAAGCCCTGGAGGGAAGTGGCCTGCTGCAGAAGTTGG GGCTTTCACATAATCATTGCTTTGGCACACCTGGCCTTTGGTTCTTACCTGGTCTTCAGAGTCAAGAATCTACACTTGGTGGTGGTGAAGTGCTGGTATCCACTCTGGGGAACTCTCTCT GGATCTTGACCATAACAGCAGTGACATTCCCTAAGACCTATCTG AAGAGTCTGTGTGTGACAGCAAACATCATGAGCCTGTTCTGCGCACTGGCTGGCTTCTTCGTCATCGCCAAGGACCTCTTTCTGGAGAGTCCTTTTCCATGGCCAATCTGGAGACCAtaccccacctccaca ACCTACATCCAAAGACTAGAGCTGACTCTgttctgcctcaacttcctggAGATCTTCCTGTCGGGACCTACAGCCATCACAGCCTGTAGGATGAAACGCCTGCGTGCAGAG GACAAGGATGACACCCCTCTCGTTCCTGACACACCTGTGGAACCTAAAGGCCTGCAACTGGAGCCACCACCATCCTATGAAGATGTGACGCAAG ATGAACACTGTATCTCTGCAGTACCAAGTTCATCCCCACCTCCCATCGGCTGGATTATGGTGATGACACAGATGTGA
- the Ms4a15 gene encoding membrane-spanning 4-domains subfamily A member 15 isoform X2, giving the protein MWERRGRGESAARTAALASRNASGLRPPPAILPTSMCQPPGIMQFEESPLGAQAPRATQPPDLRPMETFLTGEPKALGTVQILIGLIHLGFGSVLLMVRRGHLGMLFIEGGVPFWGGACFIISGSLSVAAERNHTSCLMRSSLGTNILSAMAAFAGTAILLMDFGVTNWDVGRGYLAVLTIFTILEFFIAVIATHFGCQATRAQTNASVIFLPNAFGTDFNIPSPAVSPPPAYDNVAYMPKESSE; this is encoded by the exons CAACGCCAGCGGCCTCCGCCCGCCTCCAGCCATTCTGCCCACCTCCATGTGCCAGCCTCCAGGGATTATGCAATTCGAAGAGTCACCGCTGGGGGCGCAGGCGCCCAGGGCCACCCAGCCACCTGATCTTAGACCGATGGAGACGTTCTTGACTGGAGAACCCAAAGCTTTAGGG ACGGTGCAGATCCTGATCGGCCTCATCCACCTTGGCTTCGGCAGTGTCCTGCTCATGGTTCGACGAGGCCATCTGGGGATGCTCTTCATTGAAGGTGGCGTCCCCTTCTGGGGAGGAGCTTGT TTTATCATCTCTGGATCCCTCTCCGTAGCAGCTGAGAGGAACCACACCAGCTGCCTG ATGAGAAGCAGTCTGGGAACCAACATTCTCAGTGCCATGGCAGCCTTCGCTGGGACAGCCATTCTTCTCATGGACTTTGGTGTCACTAACTGG GATGTGGGCAGGGGCTACCTTGCTGTGTTGACCATCTTCACCATCCTGGAGTTCTTCATTGCTGTCATTGCCACCCACTTTGGGTGCCAAGCCACTCGTGCCCAAACTAACGCA tctgtgaTTTTCCTACCCAATGCCTTTGGCACGGATTTCAACATCCCCAGCCCAGCAGTCTCTCCGCCCCCTGCCTATGACAACGTGGCATATATGCCCAAGGAGTCATCGGAGTAG
- the Ms4a15 gene encoding membrane-spanning 4-domains subfamily A member 15 isoform X1, with the protein MWERRGRGESAARTAALASRLRPPGSRNTMSAPPASNGVFVVIPPSNASGLRPPPAILPTSMCQPPGIMQFEESPLGAQAPRATQPPDLRPMETFLTGEPKALGTVQILIGLIHLGFGSVLLMVRRGHLGMLFIEGGVPFWGGACFIISGSLSVAAERNHTSCLMRSSLGTNILSAMAAFAGTAILLMDFGVTNWDVGRGYLAVLTIFTILEFFIAVIATHFGCQATRAQTNASVIFLPNAFGTDFNIPSPAVSPPPAYDNVAYMPKESSE; encoded by the exons CCTTCGTCCCCCAGGCTCTCGAAACACGATGTCTGCACCCCCTGCCAGCAATGGTGTGTTCGTTGTCATCCCGCCCAGCAACGCCAGCGGCCTCCGCCCGCCTCCAGCCATTCTGCCCACCTCCATGTGCCAGCCTCCAGGGATTATGCAATTCGAAGAGTCACCGCTGGGGGCGCAGGCGCCCAGGGCCACCCAGCCACCTGATCTTAGACCGATGGAGACGTTCTTGACTGGAGAACCCAAAGCTTTAGGG ACGGTGCAGATCCTGATCGGCCTCATCCACCTTGGCTTCGGCAGTGTCCTGCTCATGGTTCGACGAGGCCATCTGGGGATGCTCTTCATTGAAGGTGGCGTCCCCTTCTGGGGAGGAGCTTGT TTTATCATCTCTGGATCCCTCTCCGTAGCAGCTGAGAGGAACCACACCAGCTGCCTG ATGAGAAGCAGTCTGGGAACCAACATTCTCAGTGCCATGGCAGCCTTCGCTGGGACAGCCATTCTTCTCATGGACTTTGGTGTCACTAACTGG GATGTGGGCAGGGGCTACCTTGCTGTGTTGACCATCTTCACCATCCTGGAGTTCTTCATTGCTGTCATTGCCACCCACTTTGGGTGCCAAGCCACTCGTGCCCAAACTAACGCA tctgtgaTTTTCCTACCCAATGCCTTTGGCACGGATTTCAACATCCCCAGCCCAGCAGTCTCTCCGCCCCCTGCCTATGACAACGTGGCATATATGCCCAAGGAGTCATCGGAGTAG
- the Ms4a10 gene encoding membrane-spanning 4-domains subfamily A member 10 isoform X3 — protein MDKQAPTVIPSSVTGKVSRWQNLGPAQPAQKVAQPQHLVPDRRLEKALEGSGLLQKLGGFHIIIALAHLAFGSYLVFRVKNLHLVVVKCWYPLWGTLSFLISGILTITAVTFPKTYLKSLCVTANIMSLFCALAGFFVIAKDLFLESPFPWPIWRPYPTSTTYIQRLELTLFCLNFLEIFLSGPTAITACRMKRLRAEDKDDTPLVPDTPVEPKGLQLEPPPSYEDVTQDEHCISAVPSSSPPPIGWIMVMTQM, from the exons ATGGATAAACAAGCTCCCACAGTGATTCCCAGCAGTGTTACTGGAAAAGTCTCTCGATGGCAGAACCTAGGACCTGCCCAGCCTGCACAGAAAGTGGCCCAGCCCCAGCATCTGGTTCCAGATAGGCGGCTTGAAAAAGCCCTGGAGGGAAGTGGCCTGCTGCAGAAGTTGGGT GGCTTTCACATAATCATTGCTTTGGCACACCTGGCCTTTGGTTCTTACCTGGTCTTCAGAGTCAAGAATCTACACTTGGTGGTGGTGAAGTGCTGGTATCCACTCTGGGGAACTCTCTCT TTTCTCATTTCAGGGATCTTGACCATAACAGCAGTGACATTCCCTAAGACCTATCTG AAGAGTCTGTGTGTGACAGCAAACATCATGAGCCTGTTCTGCGCACTGGCTGGCTTCTTCGTCATCGCCAAGGACCTCTTTCTGGAGAGTCCTTTTCCATGGCCAATCTGGAGACCAtaccccacctccaca ACCTACATCCAAAGACTAGAGCTGACTCTgttctgcctcaacttcctggAGATCTTCCTGTCGGGACCTACAGCCATCACAGCCTGTAGGATGAAACGCCTGCGTGCAGAG GACAAGGATGACACCCCTCTCGTTCCTGACACACCTGTGGAACCTAAAGGCCTGCAACTGGAGCCACCACCATCCTATGAAGATGTGACGCAAG ATGAACACTGTATCTCTGCAGTACCAAGTTCATCCCCACCTCCCATCGGCTGGATTATGGTGATGACACAGATGTGA
- the Ms4a10 gene encoding membrane-spanning 4-domains subfamily A member 10 isoform X1 — translation MQSLEFALLISVSVWSIISSVCSLYSLLESQDSLPESMDKQAPTVIPSSVTGKVSRWQNLGPAQPAQKVAQPQHLVPDRRLEKALEGSGLLQKLGGFHIIIALAHLAFGSYLVFRVKNLHLVVVKCWYPLWGTLSFLISGILTITAVTFPKTYLKSLCVTANIMSLFCALAGFFVIAKDLFLESPFPWPIWRPYPTSTTYIQRLELTLFCLNFLEIFLSGPTAITACRMKRLRAEDKDDTPLVPDTPVEPKGLQLEPPPSYEDVTQDEHCISAVPSSSPPPIGWIMVMTQM, via the exons atgcagagtttggagtttgccctgctCATTTCAGTCTCAGTTTGGTCCATTATTTCCTCAGTATGCTCCCTTTACTCCCTTTTGGAAAG CCAGGATTCCCTGCCAGAGTCAATGGATAAACAAGCTCCCACAGTGATTCCCAGCAGTGTTACTGGAAAAGTCTCTCGATGGCAGAACCTAGGACCTGCCCAGCCTGCACAGAAAGTGGCCCAGCCCCAGCATCTGGTTCCAGATAGGCGGCTTGAAAAAGCCCTGGAGGGAAGTGGCCTGCTGCAGAAGTTGGGT GGCTTTCACATAATCATTGCTTTGGCACACCTGGCCTTTGGTTCTTACCTGGTCTTCAGAGTCAAGAATCTACACTTGGTGGTGGTGAAGTGCTGGTATCCACTCTGGGGAACTCTCTCT TTTCTCATTTCAGGGATCTTGACCATAACAGCAGTGACATTCCCTAAGACCTATCTG AAGAGTCTGTGTGTGACAGCAAACATCATGAGCCTGTTCTGCGCACTGGCTGGCTTCTTCGTCATCGCCAAGGACCTCTTTCTGGAGAGTCCTTTTCCATGGCCAATCTGGAGACCAtaccccacctccaca ACCTACATCCAAAGACTAGAGCTGACTCTgttctgcctcaacttcctggAGATCTTCCTGTCGGGACCTACAGCCATCACAGCCTGTAGGATGAAACGCCTGCGTGCAGAG GACAAGGATGACACCCCTCTCGTTCCTGACACACCTGTGGAACCTAAAGGCCTGCAACTGGAGCCACCACCATCCTATGAAGATGTGACGCAAG ATGAACACTGTATCTCTGCAGTACCAAGTTCATCCCCACCTCCCATCGGCTGGATTATGGTGATGACACAGATGTGA